From Terriglobia bacterium, a single genomic window includes:
- a CDS encoding chemotaxis protein CheW, with amino-acid sequence MAMQQFCTFRVGGELFGIEVERVQEVINYQEMTPIPFSSALRGLINLRGQIIVAIDLRTRLQMEERPVDQPPMNVVLRSDDGAVSLLVDEICDVVNVTEKTFESVPVTMRSAFKEIISGVHKLETDLMLVLDAQHAIDVGVKMPAVDSVAHTVNQGEPN; translated from the coding sequence ATGGCCATGCAGCAATTTTGCACGTTTCGGGTCGGTGGCGAATTGTTTGGGATCGAGGTCGAGCGCGTTCAGGAAGTGATCAATTACCAGGAGATGACGCCGATCCCATTTTCCTCGGCACTGCGCGGCCTGATTAATCTTCGCGGCCAGATCATCGTGGCCATCGATCTGCGCACCCGGCTGCAGATGGAGGAACGGCCGGTGGATCAGCCGCCTATGAACGTGGTGTTGCGCAGCGATGACGGAGCCGTGAGCCTCCTTGTGGATGAGATCTGCGACGTGGTGAATGTGACGGAAAAGACGTTCGAAAGCGTTCCGGTCACGATGCGTTCGGCCTTCAAAGAAATCATCAGCGGCGTTCACAAGCTGGAAACGGACTTAATGCTGGTGCTCGATGCGCAGCACGCCATCGATGTCGGCGTCAAAATGCCAGCGGTGGATTCGGTTGCGCATACGGTGAATCAGGGTGAACCGAACTGA
- a CDS encoding group 1 truncated hemoglobin, with amino-acid sequence MGNQETGVHRTDSLYAQMGGRTRITAAAERFYEKIMADGDLKTFFAGTNTTWMKMRLSRYLTQVLGGPAQYRGLSMKAAHAHLHIERRHFQQAEKLLAAALDEVGVPPNVVASVMQKVMELEPDVVTEAQCAR; translated from the coding sequence ATGGGAAACCAGGAGACAGGCGTTCACCGGACCGATTCGCTCTACGCCCAGATGGGTGGAAGAACGCGCATTACCGCCGCGGCAGAAAGGTTCTACGAGAAAATTATGGCAGACGGCGATCTCAAGACTTTTTTCGCGGGGACCAACACAACGTGGATGAAGATGCGGTTGAGCCGGTATCTGACGCAGGTCCTGGGCGGGCCGGCGCAATACAGGGGTCTCTCGATGAAGGCGGCGCATGCCCATCTGCACATCGAGCGGCGCCACTTCCAGCAAGCCGAAAAACTCCTTGCGGCGGCCCTGGATGAGGTAGGCGTGCCGCCCAACGTGGTGGCAAGTGTGATGCAGAAGGTTATGGAGCTCGAACCGGATGTTGTCACGGAGGCACAATGTGCCCGCTGA
- a CDS encoding PAS domain S-box protein: MRGQTLSSAQQKRREQELFHSQAYLASVVESATDAIITIDSSQNIVLFNAAAEKMFRCSTEQTLGKPITQFIPQSFRKQHIEWVRGFGEGTVALRRMGPLGEVAGLRADDSRFLAEVSISKCAVNGELFFTAILRDITERKRAAEELRAGEERFRKLFKSLPIPTYSWQWRDGDFVLVDFSDAAGEATAGRISTVLGATAGQVFAGHLEIAEDLRRCYEEKHTIRREFVYKFARTGRIANIDATYVFVPPDIVVAHTFDITERKATENTLIKLSNVAEQTADSIIITDRDGVIEYVNPALEKLTGYTAAEVLGRKPSILKSEKMNPAFFAKLWDTIVAGEPFRGVFLNQKKNGELYYEDKTISPLKNEQGEITHFVSVGRDRTEQMKAEEEEHRLRTALENAAREWKLTFDAVHSAILITDAEGLVQRLNQAARELLGLSYDDAIGCNLVQFSPAELWGAVNAVLLESREWRQPSSRQILDPKSGKSWYLHVSQFMDPSLDKEHMLITLRDVTALVDLQESVRRSETMSAMGTLVAGVAHEIRNPLFSISATLDAIEARFGVRAEYAEYMRNLRHELSRLSGLMEELLDYGKPAGLDMADTTIEAIVSNAVQTCWVLARKYGVEIVSHVGPDLPLVRVDGRRIAEIFRNVLENAIQHSAKDAKVTIDARTVREEQQTWIECVVKDSGPGFRPEDLPHLFEPFFTRRRGGTGMGLAIVERAIEQHGGKIIARNRPEGGAEMLIRLRARQLA; the protein is encoded by the coding sequence ATGCGAGGTCAAACGTTGAGTAGTGCTCAACAGAAGCGGCGCGAACAAGAACTATTCCACAGCCAGGCATATTTGGCCAGTGTCGTCGAATCTGCGACAGACGCCATCATAACGATTGATTCGAGCCAGAACATCGTTTTGTTCAATGCAGCGGCGGAAAAAATGTTCCGCTGTTCCACCGAGCAGACGCTGGGCAAGCCAATCACGCAGTTCATTCCCCAGAGTTTCCGCAAGCAACATATTGAGTGGGTTCGTGGATTTGGCGAGGGTACGGTCGCATTGCGCCGGATGGGGCCCCTGGGTGAAGTCGCCGGGTTAAGGGCTGACGACAGCCGGTTTCTGGCCGAAGTTTCGATCTCGAAGTGTGCTGTGAATGGGGAATTGTTTTTTACCGCCATCCTGCGTGACATAACGGAGCGGAAGCGGGCCGCAGAAGAGCTTCGTGCCGGGGAAGAGCGGTTTCGAAAGTTGTTCAAGAGCCTGCCCATTCCTACGTATTCCTGGCAGTGGCGGGACGGTGATTTCGTGTTGGTTGATTTCAGCGACGCGGCCGGGGAAGCCACTGCGGGACGGATTTCGACTGTTTTGGGCGCCACGGCTGGGCAGGTCTTCGCCGGGCATTTGGAAATCGCCGAAGATTTGCGCCGGTGCTATGAAGAGAAACACACCATCCGCAGAGAATTCGTATACAAGTTTGCGAGGACGGGACGCATCGCGAATATTGACGCGACGTATGTATTCGTACCCCCGGATATCGTTGTCGCCCACACCTTCGACATCACGGAACGCAAAGCGACAGAGAACACCCTGATCAAGCTGTCGAACGTCGCGGAGCAGACGGCGGATTCCATCATCATCACGGACCGGGACGGAGTGATCGAGTACGTCAACCCCGCGCTTGAAAAGCTCACCGGTTACACCGCTGCAGAGGTTCTGGGGAGAAAGCCGAGCATTCTCAAGTCCGAGAAGATGAACCCGGCTTTTTTTGCCAAGTTGTGGGACACGATCGTGGCAGGAGAGCCATTCCGTGGCGTATTCCTCAATCAGAAAAAGAACGGCGAACTCTATTATGAGGATAAGACAATTTCTCCGTTGAAGAACGAGCAGGGAGAGATTACGCACTTTGTGTCGGTCGGCCGTGACAGGACCGAACAGATGAAAGCTGAAGAAGAGGAGCACCGTCTCCGGACCGCCCTGGAAAACGCCGCGAGAGAGTGGAAACTCACGTTTGATGCGGTTCATTCGGCCATTTTGATCACTGATGCCGAGGGATTGGTCCAGCGGCTCAACCAGGCAGCGCGAGAGCTGCTGGGCCTTAGTTACGATGACGCAATTGGGTGCAACCTAGTCCAGTTTTCACCTGCGGAGCTGTGGGGGGCGGTGAATGCGGTCCTGCTGGAATCCCGAGAGTGGCGCCAGCCCTCTTCCCGGCAAATCCTCGATCCGAAGAGCGGGAAGAGCTGGTATTTGCACGTGAGCCAGTTCATGGACCCTTCCCTGGACAAAGAGCATATGCTCATCACGCTGCGAGACGTCACCGCCCTGGTGGATCTGCAGGAGTCGGTTCGCAGAAGCGAAACGATGTCCGCGATGGGGACGCTTGTGGCGGGCGTTGCGCACGAGATACGCAATCCGCTTTTCAGCATTTCTGCCACGCTGGATGCGATTGAGGCGCGCTTCGGGGTCCGCGCAGAATATGCGGAATACATGAGAAACCTGAGGCATGAACTCAGTCGTCTGAGTGGGCTGATGGAGGAGCTTCTGGACTACGGGAAACCGGCAGGGCTGGACATGGCCGATACGACAATCGAAGCGATTGTGAGCAACGCTGTCCAAACCTGCTGGGTCCTGGCCCGGAAGTACGGGGTGGAGATCGTCTCGCACGTTGGCCCCGATTTGCCCCTGGTCCGGGTCGATGGCCGACGGATAGCCGAGATATTTCGGAACGTGCTCGAGAATGCCATTCAGCATTCCGCCAAAGACGCGAAGGTGACGATCGATGCCCGGACGGTTCGGGAAGAGCAACAGACGTGGATCGAATGTGTGGTCAAAGACAGCGGGCCGGGTTTTCGTCCGGAGGACCTGCCGCACCTGTTCGAACCCTTCTTCACGCGGCGGCGCGGCGGAACCGGTATGGGTCTCGCAATCGTTGAGCGCGCCATCGAGCAGCACGGGGGTAAGATCATTGCGCGCAATCGCCCGGAGGGTGGCGCGGAGATGCTGATTCGTCTGCGGGCACGGCAGTTGGCTTGA
- a CDS encoding sigma-54 dependent transcriptional regulator, with protein sequence MARNRILLVDDEAGIRFGVGEFLAAHEQEVRHAESCAGAEEVLRSWRADIVVCDYALLDGNALELLPRLKAIDPYVSVIVLTGHGSIELAVRAIQEGAEQFLTKPVELPALLVVLERLCEQRRNRQRQMATQSRESREAVNPFVGSDPLIRRLREVLERVAVSDSPILIQGETGTGKSVLAAWIHQHGPRGQEAFVDVNCAGLTHDLLETELFGHQKGAFTGALSNKVGLLEVAHRGTVFLDEIGDVDAAVQPKLLKVVEEKRFRRLGDVRDCCVDVRLIAATHRDLAARVRQGLFRDDLYFRISTIPIRVPPLRERSGDIPALAQQILDGFAGRYGRKGITLDADAVAALQSYEWPGNIREMRNVLERAVLLTEENVIARQDLHFERPEKETDALFDPSLSLDQVEKLHIIRMLKRASGSVDKAAEQLGMPRSTLYHKIKQHGIVLSKV encoded by the coding sequence TTGGCCAGAAATCGTATCTTGCTGGTGGATGATGAAGCGGGGATCCGGTTCGGCGTCGGAGAATTCCTGGCGGCCCACGAGCAGGAGGTTCGCCATGCGGAGTCCTGCGCGGGGGCCGAGGAAGTGCTGCGTTCCTGGAGGGCGGATATCGTCGTTTGCGATTATGCACTGCTCGATGGAAACGCCCTGGAGTTACTGCCGCGGCTCAAGGCCATCGACCCGTATGTATCCGTGATCGTCTTGACCGGCCACGGGAGTATCGAACTGGCAGTGCGGGCGATTCAGGAGGGAGCGGAACAGTTCTTGACCAAGCCGGTGGAGTTGCCGGCCTTGCTGGTGGTGCTGGAACGCCTGTGCGAACAGCGCCGGAACCGCCAGCGCCAAATGGCAACACAGTCCAGGGAGTCCCGAGAAGCAGTGAATCCTTTTGTCGGCAGCGATCCGTTGATCAGGCGTTTGCGGGAAGTCCTCGAGCGGGTAGCCGTATCGGACAGCCCCATCCTGATTCAGGGGGAGACGGGGACGGGCAAGAGCGTACTAGCGGCATGGATCCATCAACATGGTCCGAGAGGTCAGGAAGCGTTTGTGGACGTGAACTGCGCGGGATTGACGCACGATCTCCTGGAGACGGAGCTTTTTGGGCACCAGAAGGGTGCATTTACCGGGGCGCTGAGCAACAAGGTAGGCCTGCTGGAGGTGGCGCACCGCGGCACCGTGTTTCTGGATGAGATCGGCGATGTGGACGCGGCAGTTCAGCCAAAGTTGCTCAAGGTCGTCGAGGAGAAGCGCTTTCGAAGGCTGGGCGACGTACGGGACTGCTGCGTGGACGTGCGGCTCATCGCAGCGACGCATCGGGATTTAGCTGCCCGCGTGCGCCAGGGTTTGTTCCGGGATGACCTCTATTTTCGTATCAGCACCATACCGATCCGCGTGCCTCCGCTGCGCGAAAGGAGCGGAGATATTCCCGCGCTCGCGCAGCAGATCCTGGATGGCTTTGCCGGCCGTTATGGGCGGAAGGGAATCACGCTGGACGCGGATGCGGTAGCCGCTCTGCAGTCGTATGAATGGCCTGGAAATATCCGTGAAATGCGAAATGTGCTGGAACGCGCGGTTCTCCTGACGGAAGAAAATGTGATAGCTCGGCAAGATCTCCATTTCGAGCGGCCGGAGAAGGAAACCGACGCACTTTTCGATCCCTCCCTCTCTCTCGATCAGGTGGAGAAGCTGCACATCATTCGAATGCTGAAGCGGGCGAGCGGGAGTGTGGACAAGGCAGCAGAACAATTAGGCATGCCCCGCAGCACGCTCTACCACAAGATCAAACAACACGGAATCGTCCTGTCTAAAGTCTAG
- a CDS encoding chemotaxis protein CheA, with protein MARKNFDEILKEFLDESSEGLQQLDTLLVRLENERDSARVADIFRVIHSIKGTSGLLGLNNLEMLAHAGEDLLTDIRDGNLIPNKEITTALLQMVDRIRAAIEIVAQKKSDAEFNAGSLITRLGLLKHSQADQAGLPRAETVNQAGPEAQQESAAAPAPSGVGTQHLRVDVSLLDKLMNMVGELVLVRNQILQLGHSNSAITASSQKLHQITTELQEGMMKTRMQPVSNLWDRVPRLVRDVSIICNKQVRVEFEGGETELDKTILESIKDPLTHLVRNAIDHGIEAPEARRAKGKPEEGAIILRAYHDGGQVCIEVSDDGQGIDTARIVADAIEKGSISADQAARLSEREQKALMFLPGISTSIDVTKVSGRGVGMDVVKTNTERIGGTVDILAAPHGGTCFRLTIPLTLAIIPALVVVSRGVRYAIPQVNILELVRLDADQAAVEIEQARGCSVYRLRGRLIPILYLHEVLRLKDKDAKQEQPSDGVNLVILQAGMHSFGLAVDDINDTEEIVVKPLARQLKGLTVCSGATIMGDGAVAMILDVIGLAHRAGVEVQNEAQSRTASEAAHETEIERLVIFRVGKNRRLAMPLNLVARLEEFPKDKLENSAGQLVVQYRGGVMPVVPLASVLNLESDSEGSGLAQVIVYEKQGKSVGLIVDEIVDIVEERLTVHEADFHKNIRGRAVIQGRVTDLLEIPHISDLWSGAAQSMRGVN; from the coding sequence ATGGCTCGGAAGAACTTTGATGAGATCCTGAAAGAGTTTCTGGACGAGAGCTCGGAAGGACTGCAGCAGCTCGATACGCTGCTGGTGCGGTTGGAGAACGAGCGCGATTCCGCGCGTGTGGCCGACATCTTCCGTGTCATTCACAGTATCAAGGGCACATCGGGCCTTCTTGGATTGAACAATCTGGAGATGCTGGCGCATGCCGGTGAAGACCTGCTCACGGACATTCGCGATGGGAATCTGATCCCCAACAAGGAAATCACGACAGCACTGCTGCAGATGGTGGACCGCATCCGGGCGGCGATAGAGATCGTCGCACAGAAGAAGTCGGATGCTGAGTTTAATGCCGGCAGCCTGATTACCCGCCTGGGGTTGCTGAAACACTCCCAGGCGGATCAGGCGGGTTTGCCTCGGGCAGAGACTGTGAACCAAGCCGGCCCGGAAGCGCAGCAAGAAAGCGCCGCGGCGCCCGCACCCAGCGGTGTGGGCACGCAGCATCTTCGGGTTGACGTTTCCTTGCTCGACAAGCTGATGAACATGGTTGGTGAGTTGGTGCTCGTTCGCAACCAGATCCTGCAGCTAGGTCACTCCAATTCGGCGATTACCGCCTCCTCGCAAAAACTGCATCAGATCACCACCGAGCTGCAGGAAGGGATGATGAAGACCCGCATGCAGCCGGTGAGCAATCTGTGGGACCGGGTTCCACGCCTGGTACGCGATGTCTCGATCATCTGCAACAAGCAGGTCCGGGTGGAATTCGAAGGAGGTGAGACGGAGCTGGACAAGACGATCCTGGAATCGATCAAGGATCCGCTGACTCACTTGGTCCGCAACGCGATTGATCATGGCATTGAAGCACCGGAGGCGCGCCGGGCGAAAGGAAAGCCGGAAGAAGGCGCGATTATCCTGCGGGCCTACCATGACGGCGGGCAGGTGTGCATCGAGGTCAGCGACGACGGGCAAGGAATCGATACGGCCCGCATCGTCGCCGATGCGATCGAAAAAGGCTCCATCAGCGCGGACCAAGCAGCGCGCCTTTCCGAACGCGAGCAGAAAGCGCTGATGTTTCTGCCCGGGATCAGCACTTCGATCGATGTCACCAAGGTTTCTGGCCGTGGCGTCGGCATGGACGTGGTTAAGACGAATACCGAGCGTATCGGCGGGACAGTGGACATCCTGGCCGCCCCGCACGGTGGAACCTGTTTCCGCCTGACGATTCCGCTGACGCTGGCGATCATTCCCGCGCTGGTGGTCGTGAGCCGCGGCGTCCGGTATGCGATTCCCCAGGTCAATATTTTGGAACTCGTGCGCCTCGATGCCGATCAGGCAGCCGTTGAAATCGAACAAGCGCGTGGATGCAGCGTATACCGCCTCCGGGGGCGTTTGATTCCTATCCTCTACCTCCACGAAGTGCTTCGGCTGAAAGACAAGGATGCCAAACAGGAGCAGCCATCCGACGGCGTGAATCTTGTGATTCTACAGGCTGGAATGCACTCGTTTGGCCTGGCCGTCGACGACATCAACGATACCGAAGAGATCGTGGTCAAACCGCTGGCCCGGCAACTCAAAGGACTCACCGTTTGTTCGGGTGCGACCATCATGGGCGATGGAGCGGTGGCCATGATTCTGGATGTAATCGGGCTCGCCCACCGCGCCGGAGTGGAAGTTCAGAACGAGGCGCAATCCCGAACGGCTTCCGAGGCGGCGCACGAGACGGAAATCGAGAGGCTGGTCATCTTCCGGGTGGGGAAGAACCGGCGGCTGGCAATGCCGCTAAACCTGGTCGCCCGGCTGGAAGAATTCCCAAAGGACAAGCTGGAAAACTCCGCTGGGCAGCTCGTCGTGCAGTATCGCGGCGGGGTCATGCCGGTGGTTCCACTGGCCAGCGTGCTGAATCTGGAAAGCGACAGCGAAGGCAGCGGTCTGGCCCAGGTGATCGTCTACGAAAAACAGGGGAAGAGCGTAGGGCTGATCGTTGACGAGATCGTGGACATCGTCGAGGAGCGCCTCACCGTGCATGAAGCCGACTTCCACAAGAACATCCGGGGACGCGCGGTCATTCAGGGACGGGTGACCGATCTACTGGAAATCCCGCACATCTCTGATCTGTGGTCCGGTGCGGCTCAGAGCATGCGAGGGGTGAACTGA
- a CDS encoding response regulator, translated as MLATMLDDLGFDVEEACDGAEAIAVLRKGITFDVLLVDWNMPNVDGVELVHAVRNDPFYNKQVRLVMVTSVDEPNLMEKALTTGANEYLMKPFTKEMLADKLTLIGIARNN; from the coding sequence ATGCTAGCCACGATGCTGGATGATCTCGGGTTCGACGTGGAAGAAGCATGCGACGGGGCCGAAGCGATTGCCGTGCTTCGGAAAGGGATCACGTTTGATGTCCTCCTGGTGGATTGGAACATGCCCAACGTCGATGGCGTGGAGCTTGTCCATGCGGTGCGCAACGATCCCTTCTACAACAAGCAGGTTCGCCTGGTCATGGTGACCTCCGTGGACGAGCCGAACCTCATGGAAAAGGCGCTGACCACCGGCGCGAACGAATACCTCATGAAGCCATTCACAAAAGAGATGCTGGCCGACAAATTGACATTGATTGGAATCGCAAGGAACAACTGA
- a CDS encoding response regulator codes for MDDQDVILFAMREYFTLLGYEVECTNELEQAVTLIGQRTYSLVIADLRLTGSRGAEGLEIVRALRGKSPSARVIMLTAYGSPEVEAEAKRCGVDAFLHKPQPLADVARLAERLLKGLRVFPEGSTPAAL; via the coding sequence GTGGACGACCAAGACGTCATCCTTTTCGCCATGCGCGAGTATTTCACTTTGCTCGGCTACGAAGTGGAGTGCACCAACGAATTGGAGCAAGCAGTCACATTAATCGGGCAACGCACGTATTCGTTGGTCATCGCGGATCTGCGATTGACCGGTTCGCGCGGTGCGGAAGGCTTGGAGATCGTCCGGGCTCTTCGCGGCAAGTCTCCGTCGGCGCGGGTGATTATGTTGACCGCGTATGGGTCGCCGGAGGTCGAGGCTGAGGCGAAGCGGTGTGGAGTGGACGCCTTTCTTCACAAGCCGCAGCCCCTGGCGGATGTAGCGCGGTTGGCTGAACGGCTGCTGAAGGGTTTGCGCGTGTTTCCTGAGGGTTCGACACCAGCGGCGCTCTGA
- a CDS encoding protein-glutamate O-methyltransferase CheR: MSVRREDFDYIRALLKGHSGVFLEDGKEYLLEVRLSPLYVDMKVDSIAELVTVLRRDANAAMRERVLNTLLTNETYFFRDIHPFEVLRTDALPRLFAARTGKKQLRIWSAACSTGQEPYSIAMIVHELMQGCPGYAVEIIATDIAEENLERARSGQYTQAEVNRGLPAAMLIKHFTKKDAIWEINESIRRMVTFRKLNLFESWHGVGAMDLVLLRNVLIYFDQGAKKEIIRRIRRTVADDGAVFLGASETVLGLSDEFHIMHSGKASLYRPKAAEMVAVPGEVKR; the protein is encoded by the coding sequence ATGTCGGTCCGGCGAGAGGACTTCGACTACATACGCGCGCTCCTCAAGGGGCACTCGGGCGTATTTCTCGAAGATGGCAAGGAGTACCTCTTGGAGGTGAGATTGTCTCCTCTGTATGTAGACATGAAAGTGGACTCGATCGCCGAATTGGTGACGGTATTGCGGCGCGATGCAAACGCCGCGATGCGCGAACGTGTCCTCAATACGCTGCTGACCAACGAGACCTATTTCTTCCGCGACATCCATCCGTTCGAGGTGTTGCGCACCGATGCTCTGCCGAGACTATTTGCCGCTCGCACCGGAAAGAAGCAACTCCGCATCTGGTCTGCCGCGTGTTCCACGGGGCAGGAGCCGTACAGCATCGCGATGATCGTTCATGAGCTCATGCAGGGTTGCCCGGGATATGCCGTCGAAATCATCGCTACCGATATCGCCGAGGAAAACCTGGAGCGTGCGAGGTCGGGCCAGTACACCCAGGCGGAAGTCAACCGGGGCCTGCCGGCGGCCATGCTGATCAAGCATTTCACGAAAAAGGACGCAATCTGGGAGATCAACGAATCCATCCGGCGCATGGTCACTTTTCGCAAGCTCAACTTGTTTGAGTCCTGGCATGGCGTCGGCGCAATGGACCTGGTTCTTCTTCGCAACGTCTTGATCTATTTCGACCAGGGCGCAAAGAAAGAGATCATCCGGCGCATCCGGCGGACCGTGGCGGACGATGGCGCCGTATTCCTCGGTGCGTCAGAGACCGTCTTGGGACTTTCGGATGAGTTCCACATCATGCATTCGGGCAAGGCTTCCCTGTATCGTCCCAAAGCCGCCGAGATGGTTGCGGTTCCCGGAGAGGTGAAGCGATGA
- the cheB gene encoding chemotaxis-specific protein-glutamate methyltransferase CheB, whose amino-acid sequence MANIRILIVDDSSPIRSSISSLLGEEPDLQVVGIARNGRIGVEKVMQVRADIVLLDIEMPEMDGMTALKIIRKDHPDLPIIMFSALTKRGASQTLEALALGADDYVAKPSMEKNLDQALENCKRELVPKIRALCGRATPDKRATVRVPAPNPGKVSGRTDIVVLTASTGGPSALEELLPRFPANCPVPFVIVQSMLPLLIKSFVERLQSQCRMNVMETGDARPLIPGIYIATGGKHTVVERVADQIQIRATEGASENSFLPSADVLLRSVTGVYGGNCTVGILTGMGDNGLKGCEHVYGCGGEILVQDQESSKVWGMPAAVLEAGLAHGVFPLNAFYEQIHRRIQASKSIPVMATP is encoded by the coding sequence ATGGCCAATATTCGCATCCTCATCGTGGACGACTCCAGCCCGATCCGGAGTTCGATCTCCTCGTTGCTGGGAGAGGAGCCCGATCTGCAAGTTGTCGGGATCGCACGCAATGGGCGCATTGGTGTGGAGAAAGTCATGCAGGTCAGAGCGGACATCGTCCTTCTCGACATCGAAATGCCCGAAATGGACGGCATGACCGCGCTTAAGATTATTCGTAAGGACCATCCAGATCTTCCAATCATCATGTTCAGCGCGCTGACGAAAAGAGGCGCTTCGCAAACACTGGAAGCGTTGGCGCTGGGCGCTGATGATTACGTGGCCAAGCCGTCGATGGAAAAAAATCTGGACCAGGCCCTGGAGAATTGCAAAAGGGAACTGGTTCCGAAGATTCGGGCACTCTGCGGACGGGCCACGCCGGACAAGAGGGCTACCGTGCGCGTGCCGGCGCCGAATCCAGGCAAGGTGTCGGGCCGGACGGACATAGTTGTGTTGACCGCTTCCACGGGGGGACCGAGCGCGCTTGAGGAACTCCTCCCGAGGTTTCCTGCGAATTGCCCAGTTCCCTTTGTGATCGTGCAATCCATGTTGCCGCTTTTGATCAAGAGCTTTGTCGAGCGTTTGCAGAGCCAATGCAGGATGAATGTAATGGAAACCGGGGACGCCCGGCCTCTGATTCCCGGAATCTACATCGCAACGGGCGGGAAGCATACGGTCGTGGAGCGCGTCGCAGATCAGATTCAAATTCGGGCGACGGAAGGCGCGTCAGAAAACTCCTTCCTTCCGTCGGCGGACGTCCTGTTGCGGTCGGTGACGGGCGTGTATGGCGGCAACTGCACGGTCGGGATATTGACGGGCATGGGGGATAACGGCCTGAAAGGTTGCGAACATGTGTACGGCTGTGGCGGGGAGATTCTCGTGCAGGATCAGGAAAGTTCCAAGGTCTGGGGTATGCCAGCGGCAGTCCTGGAGGCGGGACTCGCGCACGGCGTATTTCCGTTGAATGCATTTTACGAACAGATTCACAGAAGGATTCAGGCGAGTAAATCCATCCCGGTAATGGCGACACCGTGA